From Trypanosoma brucei gambiense DAL972 chromosome 5, complete sequence:
CTTGACATTCACTCCTGGGGTGGTTATTCTGGGCAAGCGGCGGACCAACACCTTCATTTGGCTCCTCACACGCCGCGAAAGTGCTTTACGGATACGTTTGGAACACCGAGGTGCAGCTTCCTCCCGCAGTTACTGGCGCTGTTTGGTAGGAATTACGTGGGTGAACGGCTGCGACGGCCCTGCACAGAACGGTGGTTACCTGACGGATCAATCGACCCACGATCAAAGGAGATGATCCGATGGCGTTCCATCTTTTCTGGAAGACAGGATCACGGCAGGTTGGAGGCGAATCAATTGTGGGGATCGTTTTTACGGTATAAATCTAGTGCGGTGCGGTGTAGCACGACGTGGGATGTGAGATTTCTTCCGTGTTGTTTGCTTCACAAATTTTAGCTCCTCTCTACTACACCTTCGTGTTTTCTATTTAAACACCCACATTTCCGcgtgccatttttttttagatttAGTGAAGGTTTAAGCAAGATAAGCGCACCCCTAAAGCGAAGGTATTAAACGGTATCCATATCTATACAtagatatatacatatatatcaGGCGTAGGTATATACCCTCCTTTTCTGTTACATTAACATGGCTCTTCGTCGCATTCAAAAGGAGCTGAAGGACCTCGAGCGGGACCCGCCTGCCAACACCAGCGGTGGACCGGTCAACGAGAGTGATCTTTTCAACTGGAAGGCGACCATTATAGGCCCCGAGGACTCGCCGTACGCCGGTGGCCTCTTCTTCCTAAACATCCACTTCCCGTCGGACTATCCCTTCAAGCCGCCCAAGTTGCAGTTCACGACGAAAATTTACCACCcgaacatcaacaacaatggTGGTATTTGCCTCGATATATTGAAGGACCAATGGTCTCCCGCCCTCACCATCTCGAAGGTGTTGCTCTCCGTCTGCTCGTTGCTGACAGATCCCAACCCTGACGATCCACTCGTGCCTGATATTGCCCGGCAATACAAGACGGACCGCAATGCCTTTAACAAAACTGCAATGGAGTGGACGCGGCAGTATGCTATGTGAGGAGGGAGCAGGGTGAACGAGGCAGATGTGATAAGAAATGATCTTCAGCCGGAAACCgaataaacgaaaagaacaacaatcaaaaagaaagaaacaacggaGGAGACAAAGTttcaaagcaaaacaagagGTGAAGATGAAAGAGAAGACCACTTGGAGTATATGTAGGGGGAGAGGAGGGACcgaagagaagaaggaacGGTGCTTAGCAAGCAGACGAAGAAAGATGAAAGAGATGAAGTACCCACGGTAGTGGGGCCTGCagtaaaagacaaaagaaagggtgAGGGAAAGGAGTCGCAGTTACTTCCAGCTGAGAAGTGTGTGGTGTCGCATGTGGGAGCGCCGGCGTCGAAGGAAGAGAGGAGGCTtagaagagggaagggaaaggggaaaataataaaagactGCGCAGGCGATTGGGTCTTGACAAACTGTGCTAAAAACTCAGGGGCTCGGAAGGGACCCCACCCTCCCTTTTTGGCTGTCAGCTCTCTGTGAGGAACAAAGAATAAAATAGCAGAGCTGAAGTGTGACTgcggggaaggggaggggtgGGAAGGGAGCGatatgaagaagaggagagagGTACTGAAGAAACGGGAAAGAAAACTCTAACGGTGcggcaataataatagtacaGAAGAAcattcaacaaaaaaaacaaaagcaaagagaCACCAATAACACCTGATAGAAAAATGATTAGGTCTAACCCTGCAAGCAGTGAAAATCCATCACCTTACTACACAGGTATTGCGTAAGATCGGAGGGGAGAAATTATTTGAGGACCGTGACGACATGCATGAAAGAGAGTGTAATAGTGTCGTACGAcaccttctcttctcttcactgATCAATGTGGTTCGCATGAGGTGTACGAGTAGTTGGCGTGCCGCAGTGTGGCGAAGTGTGGTGGGGAGGCACGGAAAGGGGATGAATGAACCGAAAGAAATTGAAGGGCTGTTGAGCGACGGATGCAACCCATTTTCAAATTGTGGTGGTCGTAGAGGTGCGGGAAGCAAttgaaaaaaagtaatgaatGCATCGACACGCCAAAGACGAACGAGGGCTACGTTTCGCTCAATAAAATTGCTAACATATATGCACATGTATGCGCGCAATACCTTTGTGCACTTTTTACGTATTGAAAAGAACAGTGtgttgaaggaaatgaaaagaaaataatccCCTTTCCGTGTTTTGTGGACAATTTATgtaatattttccctttaaaAGAGTTGTTTTTGCAAATGGGGTTATGGTGTTTATGAGGGCTGTGCGTGGACCCCAccttcatcttcatcccTGCGCTTTCCGTCTTGCAGTCTTTGCCTAACCTGTAGCGTGGGTTTCATCTCTCACCGTCACAagaggagaggggaaggCAAACAGAGGTGTTTGTGGCCATCTCATATCTTGTTGCTTTGTCgcttcttatatatatatatatatatgcatatatatattttccgTTCGATAAACAGGACGCCTCCCtccacttcttttgtttttttttttgccctgcCGCGCTCGGTGTGGCAGTTTGATGTCTTGTTGTGTTCTGCAGTTCGCGCGGATATGTGTCCCCACGTTATGTGAACGGGCTgatcttatttttttcccttttccagctttctttcccccttccttgtGCTCGATTCTGCGTGTCTCGTGTCTGGCGATAAAGGGTAGCAAAACGGGCTCACCAAATCGAAGCGCCGCACTGAGGTCACTGCAGGGCGGGGGCTTGTGTTGTGCGGTCCGCCCATACAAGTGTTTGTGGGTTTACGGTTCGCTGGGGCAGTATAAGTAGTACCGGCACCGCTGCCATTGTCCCTGTCAGTTGTagcgaagaaggaggagggtaaaatatataatagcaacacaagaaaatggaaactgCCGCAGAGCCGCGGCTTGACCCCATTGAAGTGGACAggagttttgttttgtcactttTCCATGGATTCTGTAATTCGGTCCCGAACGATATGCGGAAGAAGCTGGTGAGCGAGCAGACTGACGTGTTGCAGTTTATGTTGGCTGTTAGGCCCCGTATAACACCTTTTGCGCACCGCCAGCTCTTCTCTCTGCGACATCCGGCGGTTTCCTGGATGTCGCGCCGCTACTTCACCGCGCTTCGAACCTTTCTTGATGAAAATGATCTTCGCAATACAGAACAAGGAATTTCCTGCACCTCAACGCCCACAAGATCAGGCTGCGAACCCGCAGATCGTAGCAGCAGGAACTCCACGTTACTTCCGGCGTCATTGAACCCCAAATCCATCAAGGCGAAAGACCTGCGCGCGTACAACTGGAATTGTATCGAGTCGTGCCACAAAATTCTTATAGGGGAGTCGCCATTCAGTGCTCTAGCGCTAGAGAGCATATTAAGTAATGAAAAGTTGTTGGATATTGTTCGGCGATATTGGGACCGCTTGACGTGCCCGACAACTGGGGCTGATATTTATGGGGCGTTTGATGCCAGTGGCACCGTACATCCTCGCAATGCATCTTCACCGGTCCCTGAGTTGATTCAGCGCGCAAACCAAATGACACCCACACAGTACACCTATCTCCACATGCGTTTTGCTCAGATCCTGCTCCCGCCTGGGGCTTTAGAAGCAGAAATCTTTGATGGTATCATTTCTGACCTACGAGTTGATGGGAAGTATCCGCGGAGGACAGCGGGCCTCTTTCCACCGGCATCCGCAGTGGGTCCATTCCTTCAGGATACTGTAGATATTTTACTGGATCCGGAACGCCACATTGCAAAGCAGATGTTACCTAATTTGTCCGATAACGTATCAATGGAGGGTGAGATGAATTCCATTAGATCGGCGCTTGCCCTGCCTAAGACTGGTGCCTCTCTGTTGGCTCTACCAGAAATAACCTTTGCGCAGTTTTTTTACTCCATCGTTGAACTCGCAGACAACTGGACGAGCACGGCACACCCTAACGAATACGTGGCGTTCCTCACGGAATTGTACTGCGAGGCGTTCGGCCATGATTGGGACGATGAGGACCCCGTGCTTAAGAAGGCGTTTCGCCCCGCCGAGCGCACGCCTGCCCCACTACCCCCTGATTCCCGGACCAGCAACGAACAACTCGCCGATCAGGGTGACCCGGCTGCTCATCTCTTGGCGGAGTATGCCACCGCACTCTCGGCTAGCAAGCCCCCCTTGTATGTATTCAACAAAATCACTGGAATGAGTCAGGACTACCGCAGAGGTGTGACCAGTGCTGTACGGGACCTCGGTCTGAGCAGACCAAGAACTGGCGAGGAACAGGCGGACGTGACTTCCGTTTCCACAAATGAAGGCTTGGAGGTTGGCGGTAGGCTACCGAGGCGCCAGAGAAGGTCTGAGGGGAGTTTTATTGAAGCTGATAGTGAAATTAGCGGTTTGGAGGGATTGTACGAGGTAGGGGACGTGGATGACAGAGAGCTAAGAGGTTCCCAGAGGGCACGGCTTCCGTGGCGGCCTCACGATCGCAGATGGACAGGAATTAGCAGGGGTGGCTCATTGAGTTCATTTCCGGAGACTTACAACACTGACATGCAGACTGACAGTTGCGGCACGAGTCCCGTCCCAGAATCGTTCGGTTTTCATCACAGGCCTCGTGAGGGGCGAATCCCGAGCTTATTAGACAAGCGGAAGAGTGTAACGCGTGCGGTGTGTGGCGAGGGTGGTGAGCTCACTAATCGGTTTGAATCCGGTGAAAGCCGTGAGAGCTTTGAACTTTCTATGAGCAGATGGGAAAGTGTTGGAACAGAAGGCAGCGAATCCCGTGTAGATAAGGGAAGGGCGTTCCCCTCGTCCGGAAATGTAACTCCTGAATCGGCGGGCCGGCGCTCCCCTCGTAAGAGGAAGGCCACCGCTGTGGCTCGTGAGGGTGGTTCCAAGTCGAAGCGTTCGAATGATGCGAAGGCGTCGTCCGGCGCTGCCTCCAAAGCTCGTTCTGTACGCTCGCCAGGGGGTGGTATCCACCATATAACTCGTGAAGGCGAAACAGAAGAATTTGACGAGGAAGCTGAAATCTCGGATTCATCGTCTGCAGATGACCTGCATAGCGGCGATGAACGTGATGAAGAGGGCGACCGAAGGGGCCGCGGCCAGAAGCCTGGCCGCGCTCGCGGGCATGTTAAAACTCTTAGATGGCCCGAAGGTTCCGGACACTCGGAGACTAGTGAGTATGATGATGAGCAAAGTGAGGAGGGACTCCCAGCTATTTATGATGAAGAAGGTAGGAGGCTACACCCTCCTCTTCACCAACAGAAACACAAGGGTCACTCGCCGCGGACTTCGCAAGGATTTGCTGTTGGTGACGCGGATGGcagcggtggtggtgtgtcAGCTGCCTATGGGTACAATGCAAGGATGTTGCAGGGCAAGGGTAGGTGGCTGTCAAACACCGAGATGAAGTGCGAGTTAGGGGTTTCACACTCCCCTGGGGGTGGTGGAGCTACGGGCCTGCGACCCTCCGACGAACGAAGTGAAGGCTCTGACTCGGACAATGAGGCCTTGGCTCCCCTCTTACTTGACCAGAAGCGCATTGAACAGAAGTTACGAGAACTCGAGGCCGAGCAGCAGCGCCTACAGGCATCTCGTGGCCGTGGGGGTAGAAATATTCATGAGCTACTGGAAGGTACTTCCGATGGTGTCGGGAGACTTATAAAGTTCCGTCTGTCTTCCGTTGAGCGGAAGCGTTTGACTACTGAGGAAGTTAATCAGTACCGAAATGTGATTATAAATCGACTATTAGCAAAGGGTGTTAATATACCACCCGAGTCGCTGACGGATGACGATGTTCTTAATCTTATGGAGGACAATTTGCAACCGGAGCTCGTTCAGAGGTTGATGCAATTAATGGAGGGGTATTCGGAGGACTTGGCGTGCTCTGACCTTTTAGATGCTCTTCTTAGTGACGATGCTAAGATTTTCACAGCGAGCGGCGCTATGGAGGCATCTGTCCTTGGTGCACTGTGCAAGAAAAGTGAACATCGTCCTGTGGAGACGGCGTATATGCGCTATCTGcgggagaaaagggaacgcgAGTTGCGAGAAGAAATAAAGGCTGCGAAGGAGCGCTACCGGGCCACGCAGAATGCCCTGAGGGAGGCGCAGGCGAAAGATGCCACTCCCACAGCTGTTGTTCCTATCACAGAGCATATACCCACGCCTCCAAGAGCACCTGCTTTTCTGCCAGCTCTACCCCTGCTCAGTTCCGCGAGAGTGGGAGGGCCCAAACGGCCGACACCCAAAGGACCGAATGCGTTTTACCATGAGATGGATGATTTCGATACTGTCGTCCATATGCGGCCACAACCACCGTCCCGCGGGCCGATGCACTTGGTGCCGAGGCATCCCCTTTTTCCACGCCGGTTGCCTCAAGCACATCGGGCGCGGTTTACTTTGCCAAGTATCCATCTGCCCACCCAGCGATATGCTAATGAGTACTATTGCGAAGAGGATGCTAATGGCATTAGGGTGCGTATTCATTCGAAGCGCCGTCTGAGACTGTTCTACCGCGAAATACGCGTTGACCGACCCATCCTCGGCCGGGCCCCACTGGCTCCACTGACCTCTATAATTGGAGGCACGTACCACCAGTTGGCCGCCCTTCGCGTACGCTGCCGCCGCCGTCGCCGATTCCGTTTACATATGCTCAGGAACCTTGCAAATGAGAGGAATCTGTTGCCTCTTCCCAGGTATGTGCCTGTGAAGCTCTTCTCTCTCACAACCAAGACTACTTTGGCTGAGGCACTGAGGGAGAGTCTGATGTGCTACATCAACGACAAGGCATATCTGGATACACTATACGGGGACATGCGAAGGTGAGTTGACAGTAAGTAAGTTTTATGCTTTTTCTCAACGAAGGGGCTTTCGCAAGGCTTTTTataatgaaaaggaaagagaagggagTTTAGAATTCTTACTCATTCGCAACTTCTTTCCCTAACCCTATCTTCCACTTTCGCTTCCTCTCTCCTGGAGGGTAGGCAACAGCCACAATGGCAGGTGCGACATGTATTAGTACTTTGCGCTTTAtctttatctttctttctcacttgtctcttttttttttttcctttgggaAGTCACGTCCATCCAATCAGCTTGTGTCTTGTGGACGTCGCGGTGCTTGTTGCGATTGCTTTTTATGTATACTTGTTTGTTGGAGgtgctccttctttttgcacTCGTTATGAGTTCGAGGAACTGGGTGCAACTTTTTCCCCACTTGTTTTTTACTGCTATTgtcgttcctctttttttttttctggtgcCATTGCACTCCTCTGATTCGCTGCTGCCAACTGTCTTGGTCTTTTAATGTGGACTGTCAttgcttcccccttttgtacCTTTACCTTCTTACTTTACTTTGCATTACCACacgtatcttttttttttctttgcttagTTAACCTCCACCACAAACCTTCGTGGCGGGTATATTTGACCACACAAGGGCCACTAAGTAATCACCACGTCCGCTACTCGCTTTGTACTTCGTATGAGTAAAGCGCACTGACGACCACACAAAgggaaactttttttttctattcatatatatatatatatatatatatatatattacgtACGACAAGCACACATTGTAGCTTTATTAACTCTCGGCAATATCGTTAttagaaaggggaaaaaacgcgataacaaacaaacgagaTGCAACGAACGAAAAGTTTGCTTCATGTCCTGCCTGTGGTAGCACTAGTGCTCTTTTTATTGATTACTGAGGTTTCGGTTGCTGGAGGGGTTGTTGACTTGGGAAATGAGGTACGGGAGGACACCATACCGCTACTTAATGACGACACATTCGACTCGTATGTTTTTTCAAAGGGATCTAATGATAAAGAGGGGCGAAAGAGAGGACCTTGGctcatattcttttttgctcCATGGTGTGGTCACTGCAAGGCCGCCTTGCCCAAGTATGCGGATGCTAATTTGCAGTTGGCGAAACTTGGAGTTCAGCACGCGAGGTTTGCAACCGTCAATGCTGTAAAGAGTCCCGAATTGGCGTTGCGGTTCCGCGTAAAGGTATACCCGACGCTCATATATACCACTGGCAAGGCAGAAAACTGGCATGTGTACCGTGGTGCCCTCACTCCCGAGACTTTAATGAAGTTTGCGACCCAACTTCATTTAGCCGGCACTGTTGGGTCATTTGCCGATTTGACATCAAGCCCCGATGAATTCGTTAGGGCGCATCGGCAGGATATGGGAAGGCGCGTGCCCATGTATGTTTATCTTCCTCCAACAGGTTCTCGAAGTGCCAATGCACCGCACCAGCGAGAAGAACTTGTTCCAGGGCAACATGGAGTgggtgaaggggaagagCAACAGGGAGTGCAAGCGAATAATAGTAAGTCCATCCATGAGGAGAAGCACATGCAGAAACAAGATCGGCTTTCTGACGCGCGCGAGGCGCGGTGGAATGTTGCCGTggacgctgctgcttcgatgGAAAAGATTCGGTTTGGTGTGATATATGGTGATGACGTGCCATCTGCTTGGGCAGAGACGGGGATAACGCCATATATTGCCGTTCTCGAGGCCGCACAGCGGTGTAAAGGCAGTGGGCCCGATGGCGCACTTGTGCTTGTTGATTCTGACGCATACAAACAACCACAATGTTACGAGGGTCCGTGGTTTGAGGAGTCCGTCAATATCCCTCAAAAGAGCGGGGCGGAGAGCGTGACCCCGCTGCTTCACCCATCCTTCATAGCCTTCTTCATGTTAAACGGCCTTCATGCAGTGGAACGAGCTTCGTCATCGCTTCTATCAGCCGTTACCACCACGAACCATCACTATTTGGGCCTCCTTATCACGAATGGCCCTATTACACAAACTGACACTAATATGCTTCCAGCTCTGCGTGAGGTGGTGCAAGAACGAAACGAAGCTCGCCGTACGGTCGCTGTGGGGCTTGAACCTCAGCGGAGGGTCTCGTTGGCGTACGTTGATGGTCGCACTCACGAGGCGTGGCGTACGCAATACAAAGTGAAGCTGGAAGAACTCCCCGCCTTCGTGGTTGTGGACCCGCGGCGGAACAAGGTATACCGCTTGCGCAGGCACACTCCTCACTTCGAGGTAATTAAATTCTTCTTGCCGTGGCCGCGTGGGGGCGAGCAACAGTCAGTCATCGTTTCCTTCATTGCTGATGTCGAACGTGGGGTCGCGGTTGGTGAAAAGATGACATTTGTTGGGGAGGTTGCAGAGCATCTGCTGCGACTTCCGGGAGTGGAGTTTCTCTACGAGGTCCTCGAGTTCGAAGACAGTCTacttgtggttgttgtgctCGCCCTCTTTGTGTTTGCGATCGTACTCCTCATTGTACTCGTCGTAGAGCCGGTGTTTGAGCGGCGTGCGGATGAAAGGATGACGGGGTACGGGGAAAGGGACACTTCTGCAgttgaaaagaagaggagctAATATCCGGAATTCGCTCCTGAGGAAGTGCGGTTGGTCACTGCAGGTGCAGAGCGTGTGAGAGCGTAAAGTAAGCTGAAGACGGTGATTCTGTGGCACTGGAAGCACATTGTGGACTGAAAGTAAGCGGTGAAAGAGTCGGGATTTGTATCTTTGGCACACGAATATTCGCATTTGCGCGTGTTTAGGGAAGCGTCAAGTTATGGCGTCGTGTGCTAATGCTGCTGCGTCTGCGCGCGCAGCCCATATGTGGGACATAACTTCTTACgtaacatatttttttttccttttcccttgttaACTTTTTCAGACCCCTGTTAGCAGCGCGGCTTGCGGCTAAGGGTATCAGaggtaaagaagaaagtgcaCCACAACCAGGACCTGTGTGCGAGAGGAAAGAGTAAAGGGAGGCATCACTAAAAGCCGGATCAGTCTATTTGAGGGGAAGGGTCAAATAGGGGTGACCACGCACTCAGTTACAAAGTTGAGGTGAAGTGAGTTCGTACGGCGGAGTTCCAGTTGCGTTTAAGAAGTTGCGTCACCACGGGAAACAATAGTGAGTGCACTGAGTGAGTTGGGGAATCAGGAACTATGCTGCGCACTTCCCTGTTCCTCAGGTGCGTACCCCCACTTTCTGCCGTCTACGGAAAAAGTTTTTCAGTTACACCGCGGGTATGGCGCCGCATTAGCGAGAAGAATGCAGAGGAGGGCTACGGCAATGACCTGCGGTATTTGCGATTGATGATTGAGTCCGGTGGATGTCACGGCTACGCGTATAAGTTTTTATTTGAGGAGAACAGCGAGTTAGTGGCGGATGAGGACGTTGTGGTGGCGGAAAGCGATGTCGTTCAGCTTCCCCAACCGAAGAGCCAGGAGTTGCGTACCGTAGCCGAAGGTGAGGGTGAAGGTGATGTTGGTGAAAGCAAGGCAAAAGGCCCACCGCCACGGCTAGTTGTCGATAAGCATTCGGTAGCGAAACTTCTCTCGGCAGTGGTGGATTTCCATTCTGAGTTGAAGGGCTCCgcatttgttgttattggtaACGAATTAGTAGACAAGTCATGTGCCTGtgccatgtccttctcgatgaagaagcagcagcaaaaggtgTGAGTTGGTGCGTGTGTCTGCCGAAATGGACAccatggggggggggtagaaACCCAATACAGTATATGTTTTCTCAGGTGGACGAGCGAATATTGAACGGCGGgatggaaaggaaggaagaagaccGCGGAGTGGTTACTGACTCTTACGTTTATTTGTTACTTCCTCATTGTATGTGAtcgtgttgttgtcgttattTTACACTTTGCTGCGTTTGACTTCATAGTTCTTGCGGAAGTGTTGCGGAAGAGGGAGGGGATGCTTCTCTTGCCGCCATTTTCCCGCTGCAATTGAGAGCTTGTTGTTCTTCATCTGTCGTGTTGTGGCAAGACCGTCGTTACTATATCattttctccatttccttcttttttcctttctttttccttttccaactattttaccttttttcttttttgtgggaTCTCCCTATCATCGGACTTGTGTATCTGCACTGAGCAAGATGTCTATGGCCTACGTAATGGGAAAAGAGCAAGAGGAGGTTCTGCCATACCGTATTATGCGTCTCAACCGTGCTCCAGCCGTTGGTCCCGTTGCTCGTAAAGAGGACAGTGAATCTACCCACAGTTCTTGCGGGTACGAAAGCAGCCCCGCTACATTGGAGTCTGAACGACAGTATCAAATAGAAGGCGAAGGCCAAGAATGTGCGAGTTGGACAGCTTGCAGCGGTAAAGTTTATTTGCGTGATAAAATTACCGACGATATAGTTCCTGTTATggcaacgacaacaaaacCGTCAGTGATGACCACCTCTCCGCCTGCGCATCGTTTGCGCAGAGGTCGTGGCCAAGCTATTGTTCGTGCCGCAACTGATCATttgaaagggggaggggttcTCGTTGAAGATGCTCCGGAACTTATTTATGCTGGCCGGCGGGCCCCACGGGGTTActgtgcggctgctgctcaaCATGTGCAACTCTTCGCCACACCGACGTCCCCATCCGAAACACCGGCGGATATATTTTGGGCAAAAGTCAAGTCGTCTCGACAGTCCCGCCTCGCTATGCTGCGTGGCAGTGGTCCCCTGTGGTGAAGTCCCTCCCTTTTACATAGAGTTTATTGTTGCTGGCTCATcacttgtttctttcttttgtattattgtttttttctgttagaaaaaaagaagcatttcaattaattaattaatttttttattgttatgtgCTTTTTATGCGTTGCGTGGCGAGGTCGTTACTGTAGGGGTAACCGCGTCAATTCCGCGGAGGGCTTGTCCTTGCTTTTATTCAGGTATTACTTTTGGTGCCGTCCCGCTGCCGTGATTGTGGAGAGCCCCACTTGTTGTTTgcgggtgttgttgttgggcgGTGCTTATTTATGCATAAATTATCCACTTATCTATAGAATTACTGTGCGTATGTGTTGGCATATAAGCCTATTCATACAACAGCTCATAGAGAACTTCAATGATTAATTGCTAACACGCTGCCTCTCTTCTAATCA
This genomic window contains:
- a CDS encoding ubiquitin carrier protein, putative, whose protein sequence is MALRRIQKELKDLERDPPANTSGGPVNESDLFNWKATIIGPEDSPYAGGLFFLNIHFPSDYPFKPPKLQFTTKIYHPNINNNGGICLDILKDQWSPALTISKVLLSVCSLLTDPNPDDPLVPDIARQYKTDRNAFNKTAMEWTRQYAM
- a CDS encoding T. brucei spp.-specific protein; this encodes MSMAYVMGKEQEEVLPYRIMRLNRAPAVGPVARKEDSESTHSSCGYESSPATLESERQYQIEGEGQECASWTACSGKVYLRDKITDDIVPVMATTTKPSVMTTSPPAHRLRRGRGQAIVRAATDHLKGGGVLVEDAPELIYAGRRAPRGYCAAAAQHVQLFATPTSPSETPADIFWAKVKSSRQSRLAMLRGSGPLW
- a CDS encoding disulfide isomerase, putative, which encodes MQRTKSLLHVLPVVALVLFLLITEVSVAGGVVDLGNEVREDTIPLLNDDTFDSYVFSKGSNDKEGRKRGPWLIFFFAPWCGHCKAALPKYADANLQLAKLGVQHARFATVNAVKSPELALRFRVKVYPTLIYTTGKAENWHVYRGALTPETLMKFATQLHLAGTVGSFADLTSSPDEFVRAHRQDMGRRVPMYVYLPPTGSRSANAPHQREELVPGQHGVGEGEEQQGVQANNSKSIHEEKHMQKQDRLSDAREARWNVAVDAAASMEKIRFGVIYGDDVPSAWAETGITPYIAVLEAAQRCKGSGPDGALVLVDSDAYKQPQCYEGPWFEESVNIPQKSGAESVTPLLHPSFIAFFMLNGLHAVERASSSLLSAVTTTNHHYLGLLITNGPITQTDTNMLPALREVVQERNEARRTVAVGLEPQRRVSLAYVDGRTHEAWRTQYKVKLEELPAFVVVDPRRNKVYRLRRHTPHFEVIKFFLPWPRGGEQQSVIVSFIADVERGVAVGEKMTFVGEVAEHLLRLPGVEFLYEVLEFEDSLLVVVVLALFVFAIVLLIVLVVEPVFERRADERMTGYGERDTSAVEKKRS